GGCTAATGATAAAGATAGAACAGCTAATGTTAAACTTCTTCTTTTATTTAAGAACATTATCTAGTTACTAAAGGATGGTTTTGATCTCCTTTAGAAGACCATTCCCACATAGATCCCGCGTAATTTTTTGCATTATAACCTAAAGAGACCAGAACCGACGTCATCCATCCTGATCTGACCCCTCCAGTACAATAAGAGATCACTGTCTTATCTTTGGAAATACCTAATTCATATAATTTAGAAACAATCTTGGATTCACTTAATAAATATCCATCTTTATCCAAAAATTGTTTATAATAGATCCATTTTGCTCCGGGAAGATGTCCTCCTCTGGATTCTCCGTAAGGAGTCTGCCCTAAAAATTCTCTTTCTTCTCTGGTGTCTATAAACGCGAATTTTTTATCAGAGAGTTCTGATTGGATCAATTTGGAATCCGCCGACCAATTTTTATTTTCCGATGTAGAAGCGTTAATTTTGGAAAGTATTTCAGGACGATTTGGAATAGGAGAGTTAGAAGCCTTCTGTAGAGCGTTAATTCCCCCATCTACTACAAAAGATTTAGAAAAACCTAATGTACGTAAAGACCATACGATCCTACCTTCTTCTCCCCAGCCTCCAGTAGGATCCCCAAATACTAATACGATCTTGCTCGCATCCAATCCTTTCTTGCGCAGTAGTTCTTTCGCTTCAGAAGTTTGGACTAAATTACCTTGGTTCGGAAATTCTTTTTGAGAGATCTCCTGCCAGCCCAATGGAACTGACCTGGAGAAAGTAGATATCTTGATCCCATCTCTCGCATCCACGAACACTGCACCTTGTTGGTGTAAAAACAACGCTTCAGGTGCACTAATAAACCATCCTCTGACTCCGGAAAGTTTTTCGGAGGCGAAGAGAGAATTAGAAGTTAGAAGAACTAAGGCAAGAGAAATTACGAGTTTCATTTGGGCTAACTTGGAATGTGGTTTAGAATTCGTCAATAAACAATACTAAAATTCCTATATAACAGAATATTTTTAATATTACAGATAAATATCCTGAGTTTTTACTGGTATCAAACTGTGAAAATGGAAATTGGCCTTGGAATTCGAAAGGAATAAAGAAAGAAGAAACCACATTCTGAGTCGCGCGAACCTAATTTGGATCCTGGCTTCTTTCGCTTATTTATTCATTTTTCTCTTTTGGGAAGTGAAGAACAAGGAAAGAAGTTTAACAGGAAGTTTATATATTCTTGGTTTTTGCGGATTAAGTATTGTTTATGGATTTCTATTTTTTACGAAAACTTTCGAAACTTCCGGAAGGTTGAATTTTGTTTTAGGACTTATTCTTCGCGTTGTTTTGATCTTTTCTGTCCCTATCTTTGAAGACGATTGGGCTCGTTATCTTTGGGATGGATGGATCAGTTCCGAAAAAGGAAATCCTTATGGGATCATTCCTGAATCTTTTTTTGGAGAGCTGGATCCGATTAGAGCGGAAATACTTTCTAGGATCAATCATCCGGATTGGCCTACTATCTATGGCCCGGTGTTAGAGATTTATTTTTATCTCGCTCATCTTCTATTTCCTTGGAGGCTCTGGGCACTCAAACTTTTTCTTTTGGTTCCGGACATTCTTCTATTTTTCTTGATCAGAACTAAATACGGGATTCGATCATCTTCTTTATATTTTTGGAATCCGATCCTGATTAAAGAGATTTTCCTAAATTCTCATCCGGATATTATAGGGATCTTTCTTTTATTTTATTCTTTTTATTTAGCGGAGAAGGGCAGGTATCGGTTAAGCTTTTTTATATGGGGGCTTAGTCTGGCTGTAAAAGGGTTCGGAGTCATGCTTTTTCCTTTTTTATTAAAATTGCATTGGGGCAGATATCATAATTGGAAAAAAGCGGGAGTAGATGCTATTTTTCCCATTTTAGGAATAACCTTACCTTATTCTCCTTTTCTATTTTTTTCTAAAGAGACCGATTTTGTCGCTCTGAGCAGATTTATAGGAAGTTTTACGTTCTTTCCTTTGGGTTATAATATTCTTTATGCAATATTTGGAGAATTTTCCAGAACTATCTGGGTTATCCCAACAGTTTTTAGTATATTACTATTTTTTAATAAAAAATATTCTTTCGACTTAGGAGAAGAGGAGAAGATCGGAATTACATTCTTCTTATTCTTCTACTTCTCTCCAGTTGTAAATGCCTGGTATCTACTTTGGATGTTTCCATTTTTGCTTGGGATACGAGGGGGCTTTTGGCCTTCTTGGGCGCTTTTGTTTTTGGGACAGTTCTCTTACTTGAACTACGCGAACTTGGGAGATTGGAAGTCCGTATTAGAAAAAGGGTATTACGCGCATCCTGATTGGATTCCTGCTTCGATAGGCATACTCTTTGTTCCCATTCTGCTAGTTTGGTATAGAACTCGGTTTTCTTCTAAAATCATCAAATCCTTGGGAAAATCTTCTACTTTAAGTTAAATCGGATTTTTTTCTCTTTTTGAAGAATTTTGATTGTTATTTTGAACAATATTTCCAATAAGTTGGATAAATAGTTATTATAACTGTTTGGAATAAACAAAATTCCGATCCAGTGGGGAGAACCGAGTATGCCAACGATCGATCCGATTGAAAGAGGTCTGATCCAATCTATTGGGACCTTGGTTCGTAAGAGGAGACAAGAGTTAGGTTTTTCTCTTGGGAAGCTTGCTGAATTATCTCAGGTAAGCCGAGGAATGCTGAGTCTTGTTGAATCGGGAAAGGCTGCGCCTTCCATCGCTTTATTATGGAAAATTTCGAAGGCGATCCGTTTGCCTTTGTCCAGTCTCATGGAATTTTCAAAGGAAGAATTTCCTAAAATTTACAGGAAAGAAGACTCCAGCGAAAATTCAGTAGAAGAGAATCAATATGTGATCCGTCCTCTTCTGCATGAAGAAACTAGATTTCAAACTAGACTATTTGAGATAAAACTTCTTTCCGGAGTTGCCAAAACATTTATTACAAAAGTGCAATCTAAACAGAGACAGAATTTATTCCTGCAATCAGGCGCGCTTCGTTTGAAAGTGGGTGGTAAATGGTTCGACTTACAAGAAGGAGACAGCATGACTTTCTTGGGAAAGGATCTACAAGAGCTCGCAAACTTAGGGGAAAAGGACTCCTATTTGATCTGGTCCTCTTCTCTTTCTGACGATTAAAATAGATCTTTCTTTCCGGCTTAAGTTTCACTTGGGCCAAAATCCTTTTTATAAATATGATATGTGTGCCTGATATATTCAGGGCCGCATATTTTCTTTTGAATCCAGATTACTTTATAAAAAGGTAATTTTTAATTTTTGAATATTCTGCTTTAACGGAAAATAAAGCCTCCTAAGTTCACAAAAAGTATTTTCTACAGTCATTTTGTTTCGTATTTTTTAGAGTTTACTCCGTTTTGTTTAAGAAATTGTTCTCTTATTACAATATATTATTTAATTAATTAGACAATATGTTCGTTATATTGAAATAAACCTGGTGAAAACAGAGCCTTTCCTCGACTTTGTGCTT
This window of the Leptospira hartskeerlii genome carries:
- a CDS encoding sulfurtransferase, giving the protein MKLVISLALVLLTSNSLFASEKLSGVRGWFISAPEALFLHQQGAVFVDARDGIKISTFSRSVPLGWQEISQKEFPNQGNLVQTSEAKELLRKKGLDASKIVLVFGDPTGGWGEEGRIVWSLRTLGFSKSFVVDGGINALQKASNSPIPNRPEILSKINASTSENKNWSADSKLIQSELSDKKFAFIDTREEREFLGQTPYGESRGGHLPGAKWIYYKQFLDKDGYLLSESKIVSKLYELGISKDKTVISYCTGGVRSGWMTSVLVSLGYNAKNYAGSMWEWSSKGDQNHPLVTR
- a CDS encoding helix-turn-helix domain-containing protein — its product is MPTIDPIERGLIQSIGTLVRKRRQELGFSLGKLAELSQVSRGMLSLVESGKAAPSIALLWKISKAIRLPLSSLMEFSKEEFPKIYRKEDSSENSVEENQYVIRPLLHEETRFQTRLFEIKLLSGVAKTFITKVQSKQRQNLFLQSGALRLKVGGKWFDLQEGDSMTFLGKDLQELANLGEKDSYLIWSSSLSDD